From the genome of Bordetella sp. H567, one region includes:
- the dcd gene encoding dCTP deaminase yields MSIKSDLWIRRAAANGMIEPFEPGQVRESNGGRIVSYGTSSYGYDVRCANEFKIFTNINSTIVDPKNFDEKSFVDFTGDVCIIPPNSFALARTVEYFRIPRSVLTICLGKSTYARCGIIVNVTPLEPEWEGHVTLEFSNSTPLPAKIYAGEGCAQMLFLESDEVCETSYRDRGGKYQGQLGVTLPKT; encoded by the coding sequence ATGAGTATCAAGAGCGACCTGTGGATCCGGCGCGCCGCGGCTAACGGCATGATCGAGCCCTTCGAGCCCGGCCAGGTGCGCGAGTCCAACGGCGGCCGGATCGTCAGTTATGGCACCAGCAGCTATGGCTACGACGTGCGCTGCGCGAACGAGTTCAAGATATTCACCAACATCAATTCGACCATCGTCGATCCCAAGAATTTCGACGAGAAATCCTTCGTCGATTTCACGGGCGATGTCTGCATCATTCCGCCGAATTCCTTCGCGCTGGCGCGCACGGTGGAATATTTCCGCATCCCGCGCAGCGTCCTGACCATCTGCCTGGGCAAGAGCACCTACGCCCGCTGCGGCATCATCGTCAACGTCACGCCGCTGGAACCGGAATGGGAAGGCCACGTCACGCTGGAATTTTCCAACTCTACGCCCCTGCCGGCCAAGATCTATGCCGGCGAAGGGTGCGCCCAGATGCTGTTCCTGGAAAGCGACGAGGTCTGCGAAACCTCGTACCGTGACCGTGGCGGCAAATACCAGGGCCAGCTGGGCGTCACGCTGCCGAAGACCTGA